One genomic window of Bartonella sp. JB63 includes the following:
- the cyoD gene encoding cytochrome o ubiquinol oxidase subunit IV: MSTHNKTHDPSIGSYLIGFILAVLFTLGSFIPVMYGLLDSWAISTKVIYLIGMALIQIIVQIVFFLHLNSGPDAKWNILTLLFTTMCVFVIIGGTWWAISHLNYNMMGGSGRIIEPKINTTIPEEKFISVPDSVEQPSNISESVEQLSETLEPVEQSSERPKNQ; the protein is encoded by the coding sequence ATGAGTACGCATAACAAAACACATGATCCAAGTATTGGTTCTTATTTAATTGGTTTTATTTTAGCTGTTCTTTTTACTTTAGGTTCTTTTATTCCTGTAATGTATGGTCTTTTAGACAGTTGGGCCATTAGTACAAAAGTCATTTATCTTATTGGAATGGCACTTATACAAATTATTGTACAAATTGTTTTCTTTTTGCATTTAAATTCTGGTCCAGATGCTAAGTGGAATATATTAACCTTATTGTTTACTACTATGTGTGTTTTCGTTATTATTGGTGGTACGTGGTGGGCTATTTCTCATTTAAATTATAATATGATGGGTGGTTCAGGACGTATTATTGAACCAAAAATAAATACGACTATACCAGAAGAAAAATTTATTAGTGTGCCAGATTCGGTAGAACAGCCATCTAATATATCAGAGTCAGTAGAACAACTTTCTGAAACATTAGAGCCAGTAGAACAATCTTCTGAGAGGCCAAAGAATCAGTGA
- a CDS encoding cytochrome (ubi)quinol oxidase subunit III, with protein MSATTMNYVCTDEYHHDHHNSSIMIFGFWVYILSDLILFSTLFSSFAVFSASYGGGKAGNEFINLNFVFVETVILLLSSITYGFAMVYAHKGSLANLRVWMSITFTLGLCFVGMELYEFHELLNEVFYYDPNAYAGVDPVTGIKSFGRNVLSAYWSAFFMLVGTHGLHVTVGLLWMVVMFFHLRRNGLDQNNKTRLTCLSIFWHLLDIVWIGVFTMVYLLGAL; from the coding sequence ATGAGTGCGACGACAATGAATTATGTATGTACAGACGAGTATCATCATGATCATCATAATAGTTCGATAATGATATTTGGATTTTGGGTTTACATTCTTTCAGATTTGATTTTGTTCTCAACATTATTTTCTAGTTTTGCTGTATTTTCTGCTTCTTATGGAGGAGGTAAAGCCGGTAATGAGTTTATTAATTTAAACTTTGTTTTTGTTGAAACAGTAATTTTATTGTTGTCATCGATTACTTATGGGTTTGCTATGGTCTACGCTCATAAAGGATCTCTTGCTAATTTACGCGTTTGGATGTCGATCACCTTTACGCTTGGATTATGCTTTGTTGGAATGGAACTTTATGAATTTCATGAGTTACTCAATGAAGTATTCTATTACGATCCTAATGCCTATGCTGGTGTTGATCCTGTAACAGGCATAAAATCTTTTGGACGAAATGTTCTATCCGCTTATTGGTCAGCTTTTTTTATGTTAGTTGGTACTCATGGCCTTCACGTAACTGTTGGTTTACTGTGGATGGTTGTAATGTTTTTTCATTTGCGTCGTAACGGTTTAGATCAGAATAATAAGACACGCTTAACATGTCTTTCAATTTTCTGGCATTTACTTGATATTGTTTGGATTGGTGTCTTTACTATGGTTTATCTGCTAGGAGCACTGTAA
- a CDS encoding autotransporter outer membrane beta-barrel domain-containing protein translates to MLKVFKNYTYFCACTTSAFFFLQNINVNATSKVGDCLENSPFLKCSDGKTHTFTGKNYQSPRQSDSSFSRAIFVEKQGTVINVTNATISNSTTGVSAKENGKVILQNSTIQKVAEALSVSENGTIKMLGGTIDLDYDKGSIGVSSWSSQGVELENVHITLKEGKEKRANTGLYAVCSSNKMCNSRITMTNGSINVFGIGAGIDSDSQGNIFLTNVKMTVKNGGGNEYPYDSLGIYIANNASTFKMTNGSIDFTNGIGILAKKQGHAVLDGVIITGRSNDDKNKKDDEGALYLDSGGSILFKNGHISVFNTYGISVHQDVDSGIIEEKVDIENSTITAAMYPAIYVAKQNSSMRNFDTSEKKSIVKLSNNSHLSGDLLLQTKDGTIEIQADQSVLKGGVSVAKGALAKFDLKNNSKWILTAGKNNNFTNQRHLNNIEWFITSLELDHSIVQFDTTENIVYQTLKIGKGSGIVYSASNDAKLHLNTFISKESNINNQKTDRLLIYGDVSGTTTVYVTGQNGSAKDDIGRNGNTQGISLIQVSGTAQENSFKLEGEYITIDGSPYRYSLYAYGPGSSRGQASIDQKLVSGQGNDFWDYRLQSEYILSPPFKPTLSEPQHPRKPNLTEKRVSAVVPQLPSYLLLPHALFHAGLVDMSNQHELLEIMQSTANEPERNEKASFFIRGYGGNHHYASNLTVFEYGYGADLDYNAMMTGIVLNTLEDEHSALSFGVMGSYSRLSLQPHDVERSQKSTFNKWSGKLYTNLQHDTGFYANGFISYDLFKGDVATFSRGKTAILKGTLFSASLMGGQAIITNYDGIIIEPQLQVIYQSITFDRARDIDQFDIELGSHDQLIARVGGCLTKAVSSSEEAHVVSFYSKLHLAHNYENKRMVYFKDAFQLGAFGSAIETGLGVHAQLFTNIAFHGDLLYKHKLTKAGFSGISVSGGLRYQF, encoded by the coding sequence ATGCTTAAAGTTTTTAAAAATTATACGTATTTTTGTGCTTGTACAACAAGTGCTTTTTTCTTTTTACAAAATATAAATGTTAATGCGACCTCTAAAGTAGGAGATTGTTTAGAAAATAGTCCTTTTCTTAAATGTTCTGATGGTAAAACACATACCTTTACGGGTAAGAACTATCAATCGCCTAGGCAGAGTGACTCTTCGTTTTCTCGGGCTATATTCGTAGAAAAACAAGGGACAGTTATTAATGTCACAAATGCTACCATTTCTAACTCTACAACAGGTGTATCTGCAAAAGAAAATGGAAAAGTGATTTTGCAGAATTCAACTATTCAGAAGGTAGCAGAAGCTCTTTCTGTTAGTGAAAATGGGACAATCAAAATGTTAGGTGGAACAATTGATTTGGATTATGATAAAGGTAGTATAGGAGTGAGCTCGTGGAGTAGTCAAGGAGTAGAGTTGGAGAATGTGCATATTACATTGAAAGAAGGGAAGGAGAAGCGTGCAAATACTGGTTTATATGCTGTGTGTTCTTCTAATAAAATGTGTAATTCTAGAATTACAATGACCAATGGGTCAATAAATGTTTTTGGTATTGGTGCTGGAATAGATAGCGATTCTCAAGGTAATATTTTCTTAACCAATGTAAAGATGACAGTAAAGAATGGTGGTGGCAATGAGTATCCTTATGATTCATTAGGGATATACATCGCTAATAATGCTAGTACATTTAAAATGACTAATGGTTCGATTGATTTTACAAATGGAATAGGAATACTTGCAAAAAAACAAGGACATGCTGTTTTAGATGGTGTCATAATTACTGGAAGGAGTAACGATGATAAGAATAAGAAAGATGATGAGGGTGCGCTGTATCTAGATTCAGGAGGATCTATTCTTTTTAAGAATGGGCATATTTCTGTTTTTAATACTTATGGCATATCAGTGCATCAGGATGTAGACAGCGGTATTATAGAGGAGAAGGTCGACATTGAAAACTCAACCATTACAGCCGCCATGTACCCAGCTATTTATGTTGCAAAACAAAATTCTTCAATGAGAAATTTTGATACTAGTGAGAAAAAATCCATTGTTAAATTATCAAATAATTCACATCTCTCTGGAGACCTTTTGTTACAAACTAAGGATGGAACTATAGAAATTCAGGCTGATCAGTCTGTACTCAAAGGTGGTGTTTCTGTTGCTAAGGGAGCTCTTGCAAAGTTTGATTTAAAAAATAATTCAAAATGGATTTTAACAGCAGGAAAAAACAACAATTTTACAAATCAAAGACATTTGAATAACATCGAATGGTTTATAACATCTTTAGAATTGGATCATAGTATTGTTCAGTTTGATACGACAGAAAATATTGTTTATCAAACACTTAAGATTGGAAAAGGATCGGGTATTGTTTATAGTGCTAGTAATGATGCTAAGCTTCATTTAAATACTTTTATTAGTAAGGAAAGTAACATTAATAACCAAAAGACTGATAGGCTTTTAATTTATGGCGATGTATCCGGTACGACTACTGTTTATGTTACTGGTCAAAATGGAAGTGCGAAAGATGATATAGGAAGGAACGGAAATACCCAAGGTATTTCGCTTATTCAGGTTTCTGGTACGGCGCAGGAAAATTCCTTCAAATTGGAAGGCGAGTATATTACAATTGACGGTTCACCTTATCGATATAGTCTTTATGCTTATGGTCCAGGTTCTTCTCGTGGTCAGGCTAGTATTGATCAAAAGTTGGTTAGTGGTCAGGGAAATGATTTTTGGGATTATCGTCTCCAGAGTGAATATATTCTTTCACCACCATTCAAACCTACACTATCTGAACCTCAACATCCCCGTAAACCGAATTTAACTGAAAAAAGAGTATCAGCAGTTGTGCCACAACTTCCTAGTTATTTGCTCTTACCTCATGCTTTATTTCATGCGGGTTTGGTAGATATGAGCAATCAACACGAACTTTTGGAAATTATGCAAAGTACTGCCAATGAACCTGAGCGCAATGAAAAGGCAAGCTTTTTTATACGTGGTTATGGTGGTAATCACCATTATGCTTCAAATTTGACTGTATTTGAATATGGTTATGGAGCCGATCTTGATTATAATGCTATGATGACAGGTATTGTATTAAATACATTAGAGGATGAGCATAGTGCGTTGTCTTTTGGAGTTATGGGGTCTTATAGTAGGCTTTCTCTTCAGCCTCATGATGTTGAGCGAAGTCAAAAGAGTACATTTAATAAATGGTCAGGAAAACTTTATACTAATTTGCAGCATGATACGGGCTTTTATGCAAATGGATTTATATCTTATGATCTTTTTAAGGGTGATGTTGCAACTTTTTCTCGAGGAAAAACGGCAATATTAAAAGGTACACTTTTCAGCGCCTCTTTGATGGGAGGTCAGGCTATTATAACGAATTATGACGGAATTATTATTGAACCGCAACTTCAGGTCATTTATCAGTCTATAACATTTGATAGAGCTCGTGATATTGATCAGTTTGATATTGAATTAGGAAGCCATGATCAGTTGATAGCACGCGTTGGTGGCTGTTTAACGAAAGCTGTTTCCTCTTCTGAAGAAGCACATGTTGTTTCCTTTTATAGCAAACTTCATCTTGCGCATAATTATGAAAACAAACGAATGGTATATTTTAAAGATGCTTTTCAATTAGGGGCATTTGGTTCTGCAATTGAAACAGGTTTAGGTGTTCACGCCCAATTATTTACCAATATAGCGTTTCATGGTGATTTGTTATATAAACATAAATTGACCAAAGCTGGTTTTTCTGGGATTAGTGTTTCGGGTGGATTGCGCTATCAATTTTAA
- a CDS encoding leucyl aminopeptidase family protein, producing MLQYQINFTAKYSDKSCPILLIDTKSLANLSFDLSTTSWMKVNDFTGKAGQILFVPHSTGQLKKVLFGVGDKENPFITGLLPKNLPTGNWHLEGTASNEMNTYLGLAFGSYQFNHYRQKSPSKSLSIHVHKAIDLDELKRIYKTVFLIRDLINIPANDMNPDTLETTTRQLGQTYKAHVKSICGDELLTQNFPMIHTVGRASSIAPRLIELQWGQENHPKITLVGKGVTFDTGGLDIKSANNMLLMKKDMGGSAHVLGLAKIIMDAKLPFCLRVLIPAVENAISANAFRPGDILKSRKGLSVEVGNTDAEGRLILADALTYGDEKSPQFMICMATLTGAARIALGPDLPAFYCSNPIWAQKISHSANSVADPLWQMPLWKPYREMLSSSIADINNTSCNNFAGSITAALFLNSFVEKAENFAHFDLYGWTPKERPGYPIGGTAQAIRALYNLFKDQI from the coding sequence ATGCTTCAATACCAAATCAATTTCACTGCAAAATATTCTGATAAGAGCTGTCCTATCCTTTTAATTGATACAAAAAGTCTTGCTAATTTATCCTTTGATTTGTCAACAACTTCATGGATGAAAGTGAATGATTTTACTGGAAAAGCAGGACAAATATTATTTGTCCCTCACTCAACAGGACAATTAAAAAAAGTTTTATTTGGAGTGGGTGATAAGGAAAACCCTTTCATCACTGGCCTCCTCCCTAAAAACCTCCCTACCGGCAATTGGCATTTAGAAGGAACAGCCTCAAATGAAATGAATACGTATCTTGGATTAGCATTTGGAAGCTATCAATTTAACCACTATCGTCAAAAATCCCCTTCTAAATCATTATCGATCCATGTGCATAAAGCAATTGATCTGGATGAACTTAAACGAATCTATAAAACTGTCTTTTTGATCCGTGATCTTATCAACATTCCAGCCAATGATATGAATCCTGACACTCTCGAAACAACAACACGACAGCTAGGACAAACTTATAAGGCCCATGTCAAAAGTATTTGTGGAGATGAGCTTTTAACACAAAATTTTCCGATGATTCATACCGTAGGACGAGCAAGTAGCATTGCACCACGACTCATTGAATTACAATGGGGACAAGAAAATCATCCTAAAATCACATTGGTTGGCAAAGGAGTAACCTTTGATACTGGAGGATTAGATATTAAATCTGCTAACAATATGTTATTAATGAAAAAAGATATGGGTGGCAGTGCGCATGTTTTAGGATTAGCGAAAATAATCATGGATGCAAAACTACCCTTTTGTTTACGCGTTTTAATTCCCGCGGTTGAAAATGCCATTTCTGCTAACGCTTTCCGACCAGGTGACATCCTTAAAAGTCGTAAAGGATTAAGCGTTGAGGTTGGCAATACAGATGCTGAAGGTCGGCTTATTCTTGCCGATGCCCTAACCTACGGTGATGAAAAAAGCCCACAATTCATGATTTGTATGGCTACTTTAACAGGGGCTGCTCGCATAGCATTAGGGCCAGATCTCCCTGCATTTTATTGCAGTAACCCAATTTGGGCACAAAAAATTTCTCACTCAGCAAATTCCGTTGCCGATCCCCTATGGCAAATGCCTCTTTGGAAACCCTATAGAGAAATGTTATCATCATCAATTGCCGATATTAATAATACATCTTGTAACAATTTCGCTGGTTCTATAACCGCTGCTTTATTTCTAAATTCTTTTGTAGAAAAAGCTGAAAATTTTGCTCATTTTGACCTTTATGGGTGGACTCCAAAAGAAAGACCAGGTTATCCTATCGGTGGAACTGCACAAGCTATTCGCGCTCTTTATAATCTCTTCAAAGATCAAATTTGA
- a CDS encoding SH3 domain-containing protein, with product MKHSIWFRFFVLLSCVLMTGGLLFGSFAFSNAQTPHQDFSPSGLPLPRFASIKSARVNMRVGPGNNYSIIFTYQKQGLPIEIIQEYDQWRKVRDAEGDEGWIYQSLLSGKRTAITIPWQKDKTHRLMLRKNPGDNGKIVAEVEPNIIGNIRQCNGSWCELDIRNIRGWLNQSQLWGIYPDEKIKN from the coding sequence ATGAAACATTCTATCTGGTTTAGGTTTTTTGTGCTCCTATCATGTGTATTAATGACAGGAGGACTTTTATTTGGTTCTTTTGCTTTTTCAAATGCACAAACACCACATCAAGACTTTAGTCCTAGTGGTTTACCTCTTCCGCGATTTGCTTCGATAAAATCCGCTCGTGTTAATATGCGCGTTGGACCAGGAAATAATTATTCTATTATCTTTACTTATCAAAAGCAGGGATTGCCTATTGAAATCATTCAAGAATATGATCAATGGCGCAAAGTTCGTGATGCCGAGGGAGATGAAGGATGGATTTATCAATCACTTTTATCAGGAAAACGCACTGCAATAACTATTCCGTGGCAAAAGGATAAAACACACAGACTCATGTTGCGCAAAAATCCAGGAGATAATGGGAAAATTGTAGCAGAAGTAGAACCTAATATCATTGGCAATATCCGTCAATGTAATGGAAGCTGGTGCGAATTAGATATCCGTAACATTCGTGGCTGGCTCAACCAAAGCCAATTATGGGGAATTTACCCTGACGAAAAAATCAAAAATTAA
- the irr gene encoding Fur family transcriptional regulator Irr, whose translation MNCHSLSELKEHLRKNGLRPTRQRLELANMIFFQGNCHVAAEELYEKAVKSGILVSLATVYNTLHQFTEAGLLRIIAVEGSKTWFDTNTSDHYHFYIEGENRILDIPCNLEGSPIIENLPQPPKDMEISHVDLIIRLRPKRPI comes from the coding sequence GTGAATTGCCATTCTTTATCTGAGTTAAAAGAACATTTGCGTAAAAACGGTTTACGGCCAACGCGTCAGCGATTAGAGCTTGCTAATATGATTTTTTTTCAGGGTAATTGCCATGTTGCTGCTGAAGAGCTATATGAAAAGGCGGTTAAATCGGGTATACTTGTATCTTTAGCGACAGTTTATAATACTCTTCATCAGTTTACAGAAGCAGGTTTATTACGGATTATTGCTGTAGAGGGTTCAAAAACTTGGTTTGACACAAATACATCTGATCACTATCATTTTTATATTGAGGGTGAAAATCGTATTCTTGATATTCCTTGTAATTTGGAGGGTTCCCCTATAATTGAAAATCTTCCTCAACCACCAAAGGATATGGAAATTTCCCATGTTGATTTAATCATCCGTTTAAGGCCAAAAAGGCCCATTTAA
- the fabI gene encoding enoyl-ACP reductase FabI has translation MKGLMKGKRGLIMGIANDHSIAWGIACQLANAGAELALTYQGEAFGKRVQPLAEKLGCKLSLECDVEKIENVNRIFEYLEKEWKTIDFVVHAIGFSDKTQLKGRYVDVTTRENFNRTMVISAYSFTEVAQCAGKLMPNGGALLTLTYGASQRVVPNYNIMGIAKAALEAMVRYLASDFGPQNIRVNAISAGPIRTLAGNGIASARAIFSYQRRNAPLRRTVNINEIGNAALYLLSDLSSGVTGEIHYVDSGYNILSMPTLEELKQSEEAQENKNSYNKK, from the coding sequence ATGAAAGGTTTGATGAAGGGCAAACGTGGTCTTATTATGGGGATTGCAAATGACCATTCGATTGCTTGGGGTATTGCGTGTCAATTAGCAAACGCAGGAGCTGAATTAGCACTGACATATCAAGGAGAAGCTTTTGGGAAACGTGTCCAGCCACTAGCAGAGAAACTTGGCTGTAAATTATCATTAGAATGTGATGTTGAAAAAATTGAAAATGTCAATCGCATTTTTGAGTATCTTGAAAAAGAATGGAAAACTATTGATTTTGTTGTTCATGCTATTGGTTTTTCAGATAAAACGCAATTAAAGGGGCGTTACGTTGACGTTACAACACGTGAAAATTTCAATCGCACAATGGTTATTTCAGCCTATTCCTTTACTGAAGTTGCTCAATGCGCGGGTAAACTCATGCCTAATGGTGGTGCATTATTAACACTTACTTATGGGGCTTCACAAAGAGTTGTTCCTAATTACAATATTATGGGCATAGCTAAAGCAGCTTTAGAAGCTATGGTACGCTATTTAGCCTCAGATTTTGGGCCCCAAAATATTCGTGTCAACGCAATTTCAGCTGGCCCTATTCGGACTTTAGCTGGCAATGGCATTGCATCTGCGCGAGCAATCTTTTCATATCAACGCCGTAATGCACCTCTACGTCGCACTGTAAATATTAATGAAATTGGAAATGCCGCTCTTTACTTGCTCTCGGATTTATCATCAGGTGTTACAGGTGAAATTCACTATGTTGATTCAGGTTACAATATCCTATCTATGCCAACACTTGAAGAACTAAAACAAAGCGAAGAAGCTCAAGAAAATAAAAACTCATACAATAAAAAATAG
- the fabA gene encoding 3-hydroxyacyl-[acyl-carrier-protein] dehydratase FabA: protein MAEQKSRYTYEELLSCTRSEMFGKGNAQLPAPPMLMIHRITQISETGGKYNKGIVCAEFDITPDLWFFDCHFIDDPVMPGCLGLDGMWQLTGFFLGWLGEPGKGRAISTGEVKLSGMVTPQTKLLKYEINFKRIRRGNLVLGIADGWLKADGEIIYKASDLRVALFKESETYFQ from the coding sequence ATGGCTGAACAAAAGTCTCGCTACACTTATGAAGAACTTTTAAGCTGCACTCGCAGCGAAATGTTTGGTAAAGGTAATGCACAATTACCTGCACCTCCAATGTTGATGATTCACCGAATCACTCAAATCAGTGAAACAGGTGGAAAATATAACAAAGGAATAGTTTGCGCTGAATTTGACATTACTCCAGACTTGTGGTTTTTTGATTGTCACTTCATCGATGATCCTGTTATGCCAGGGTGTCTTGGTTTAGATGGTATGTGGCAATTGACAGGTTTTTTTCTTGGATGGTTAGGTGAACCAGGGAAAGGGCGTGCTATTTCAACAGGAGAAGTAAAATTATCAGGCATGGTAACTCCGCAAACCAAATTGCTTAAATATGAAATAAATTTTAAACGTATTCGGCGTGGAAATTTAGTCTTAGGAATAGCAGATGGATGGTTAAAAGCAGATGGAGAAATAATATATAAAGCAAGTGATTTGCGTGTTGCTTTGTTTAAAGAAAGTGAGACATACTTTCAATAA
- the fabB gene encoding beta-ketoacyl-ACP synthase I — MRRVVVTGMGIISAIGNDLQTVLTSLYEAKSGVSYAPKHAELGFRSRVYAKPNINIEEFVDRRAMRFHGYGTAWNHIAMDRAIADAGLEPNEVSNEYTGIIMGSGGPSTRSIVEAADLTRQKGPKRVGPFVVPKAMSSTASATLATFFKIKGINYSISSACATSNHCIGNAYEIIQYGKQDRIFAGGCEDLDWTLSVLFDAMGAMSSKYNDIPAVASRAYDINRDGFVIAGGAGVLVLEELELAKARGAKIYGEIVGYGATSDGHDMVSPSGEGAERCMRMALTNVKNKIDYINPHATATLVGDSSEIKAIRRIFGASDQCPPISATKSLTGHSLGAAGVQEAIYTLLMMNHNFICESAHIEELDPDFADMPIIRKRRDNQEVNTVLSNTFGFGGTNATLVFQRYK; from the coding sequence ATGCGTCGAGTTGTTGTAACCGGAATGGGTATTATCTCCGCAATTGGAAATGATCTTCAAACCGTTTTAACAAGTTTATATGAAGCAAAATCAGGAGTTTCTTACGCGCCAAAACATGCTGAATTAGGTTTCCGTAGTAGAGTATATGCTAAACCGAATATTAATATAGAAGAATTTGTTGATCGGCGAGCCATGCGTTTTCATGGCTATGGAACAGCATGGAATCATATTGCTATGGACAGAGCAATTGCTGACGCAGGTTTAGAACCTAATGAAGTATCAAATGAATATACTGGTATTATTATGGGTTCTGGAGGACCATCAACTCGATCAATTGTTGAAGCAGCCGATCTTACACGTCAAAAAGGTCCAAAGCGCGTTGGACCTTTTGTCGTCCCTAAAGCAATGAGTTCTACAGCTTCAGCAACTCTTGCAACTTTTTTTAAAATTAAAGGAATAAATTATTCGATTTCTTCGGCGTGTGCTACATCCAATCATTGTATTGGAAATGCTTATGAAATAATACAATACGGCAAACAAGATCGTATCTTTGCAGGTGGTTGCGAAGATTTAGATTGGACATTATCCGTGTTATTCGATGCCATGGGTGCCATGTCCAGTAAATACAATGATATACCAGCAGTAGCTTCGCGTGCTTATGACATTAATCGTGATGGGTTTGTCATTGCTGGCGGAGCAGGTGTTTTAGTTCTTGAAGAACTGGAATTAGCTAAAGCGCGCGGTGCAAAAATCTACGGTGAAATTGTTGGTTATGGCGCTACATCCGATGGACATGATATGGTCTCCCCATCTGGTGAAGGAGCAGAAAGATGTATGCGTATGGCTCTTACAAACGTAAAAAATAAAATCGATTATATTAATCCTCATGCAACAGCAACACTTGTTGGTGATTCTTCTGAAATAAAAGCAATTCGTCGTATTTTTGGAGCAAGTGATCAATGTCCACCTATCTCTGCTACAAAGTCCTTAACTGGACATTCTTTAGGTGCAGCAGGTGTTCAAGAAGCAATTTATACACTATTAATGATGAATCATAATTTTATTTGTGAAAGTGCTCATATTGAAGAACTTGATCCAGATTTTGCCGATATGCCAATTATTCGTAAACGCCGCGATAATCAAGAAGTTAATACCGTCTTATCAAATACTTTTGGCTTTGGTGGTACCAATGCAACGCTCGTTTTCCAACGCTATAAATAA
- a CDS encoding C40 family peptidase encodes MSHKNPQLHTSKDNLTNQQSAKETKTPCSVQGEKRRVNTAVAGLFKENSEKSERQTECLFGEEVLIVEQGEAMSKVQSLKDGYIGYIDTQILCISTIKQTHIVSVPRTFQYSQADLKKPIERALSMGSKVSIVNETEIRDTRYSILENGTAIISSHLHPIQHTFKDYVTIAQTFIRTPYLWGGVSGFGLDCSGLVQLSMMMTGKMVLRDTSIQQQTIGKQLTDTDTLERGDLIFWKGHVAIMIDHKNIIHANGYSMDVMIEPLEEAITRIAKNHKYPVAKRRPL; translated from the coding sequence ATGTCTCATAAAAATCCACAGTTGCATACATCTAAAGATAACCTCACAAATCAACAATCTGCAAAAGAAACAAAAACTCCCTGTTCTGTTCAAGGAGAAAAAAGGCGCGTTAATACAGCTGTTGCAGGTCTATTCAAAGAAAACAGTGAAAAAAGTGAAAGGCAAACAGAGTGCCTCTTCGGAGAAGAAGTCTTAATCGTTGAGCAAGGTGAAGCAATGTCAAAGGTGCAATCACTTAAAGATGGTTACATAGGTTATATTGATACACAAATTCTTTGCATATCAACCATAAAGCAAACGCACATTGTTTCAGTTCCTCGTACTTTCCAATATTCACAAGCTGATTTAAAAAAACCCATAGAACGCGCTTTATCTATGGGAAGCAAAGTAAGCATCGTTAATGAAACTGAAATACGTGATACACGATATTCTATCCTTGAAAATGGAACAGCTATTATTTCTTCTCATCTTCACCCTATTCAACATACGTTTAAAGATTATGTAACTATTGCTCAGACTTTTATTCGCACACCTTATCTTTGGGGTGGTGTTAGTGGCTTTGGTCTCGATTGCTCTGGATTAGTCCAGCTTTCTATGATGATGACAGGGAAAATGGTTTTACGTGATACCAGTATACAACAGCAAACTATAGGAAAACAACTAACAGACACTGATACTCTTGAACGAGGTGATTTGATTTTTTGGAAAGGTCATGTTGCAATTATGATCGACCATAAAAATATCATTCATGCAAATGGCTATTCCATGGATGTTATGATTGAACCTTTAGAAGAAGCAATTACACGGATTGCAAAAAACCATAAATATCCTGTAGCAAAGCGACGACCCCTCTAA